AGGGCAAGCTGCGCGGCAACTGGCGCCCTGTACCGGCCGAGCAGTTCCACGTGACCCTGGCCTACCTGCCCGCCGTGCCGCCCGCACGCGTGGACGACCTCAAGCGCCTGGGGGCCCAGCTGACCCAGGACCTGCCCCCACTGCACCTGAAGCTGCGCGGCACCGGCTACTTTCCCAACGAAGGCAGCCCCCGCGTGTGGTTCGTGAAGGTGGAGGGCGAGGGCCTGAACGAGCTGGCCGCCGCCCTGCGCGCTGGCCTGCAGGCGCTGGGCGTGGAGACTGACGACCTGCCCTTCAAGGCGCACGTCACTCTGGCGCGCAAGAAGGGCCCGGCGCCGCGC
This genomic window from Deinococcus aquaedulcis contains:
- the thpR gene encoding RNA 2',3'-cyclic phosphodiesterase, with translation MVGVKVKPAPRRPAPPKGPSPAEPHTPSTLRLFYALKVPATLAPPLQEAQGKLRGNWRPVPAEQFHVTLAYLPAVPPARVDDLKRLGAQLTQDLPPLHLKLRGTGYFPNEGSPRVWFVKVEGEGLNELAAALRAGLQALGVETDDLPFKAHVTLARKKGPAPRVPPLLFSQGWQAPQVTLYRSILRKTGPIHETVSTFRLRGAPVAASEAAPTSPDPSTQETP